In the Candidatus Woesearchaeota archaeon genome, one interval contains:
- a CDS encoding 4Fe-4S binding protein, translating into MVKRKIVLINESKCTGCGVCVPNCQEGALQIIDNKARLISDLFCDGLGACIGHCPEDAITIEEREAEPYDEVKVLELLIPQGANVVKAHVNHLKEHGATEFFNTALDYLKLNQPEIFDELTTLSQQDQTSDSANDSCSNSEPGEPDLPCGCPGSQLRKLAPRKQDSNSANLNLSDLSKSSLSQSILQNDVSCLTQWPVQLKLLPPHAPFFNNSDLLICADCVPFAFPSIHQELIKGRSVAIGCPKLDNILEYQEKFVEIFKQNNIKSITVAVMEVPCCQGLYSSVVSAIELSGKDIPLVKKVISVSGELI; encoded by the coding sequence ATGGTAAAAAGAAAAATCGTTTTAATTAACGAATCAAAGTGTACTGGTTGTGGTGTGTGCGTTCCTAATTGTCAAGAGGGTGCACTTCAAATTATAGATAATAAGGCTAGATTGATTAGCGATCTTTTTTGTGATGGTCTTGGTGCGTGTATCGGGCATTGTCCTGAAGATGCAATAACTATTGAAGAAAGAGAGGCAGAGCCTTATGATGAAGTTAAAGTATTGGAGTTATTAATCCCTCAAGGTGCTAATGTTGTTAAAGCACATGTAAATCACTTAAAAGAACATGGTGCTACTGAATTTTTTAATACTGCATTAGATTATCTTAAACTTAATCAACCCGAAATATTTGATGAATTAACTACATTATCTCAACAAGATCAAACTAGTGATTCTGCTAATGATTCTTGTTCTAATTCAGAACCTGGTGAACCTGATCTTCCATGTGGGTGTCCTGGGTCTCAATTAAGAAAATTAGCTCCGCGTAAACAAGATAGTAACTCTGCAAATCTTAATTTATCTGATTTATCAAAATCTTCTTTGTCACAATCTATTTTGCAAAATGATGTTTCTTGTCTGACTCAATGGCCAGTTCAATTAAAACTTCTTCCACCGCATGCGCCTTTTTTTAATAATTCAGATTTATTGATCTGTGCGGATTGTGTTCCTTTTGCATTCCCCTCAATTCATCAGGAGTTAATTAAAGGTCGTTCTGTTGCAATTGGTTGTCCCAAATTAGATAATATTTTGGAGTATCAAGAAAAGTTTGTTGAGATATTCAAACAAAATAATATTAAAAGCATAACTGTTGCAGTAATGGAAGTTCCTTGTTGTCAAGGGTTGTATTCATCAGTAGTATCTGCAATAGAATTATCTGGTAAAGATATTCCTTTAGTTAAAAAAGTAATTTCTGTAAGTGGAGAATTAATTTAA
- a CDS encoding thioredoxin domain-containing protein — MSKKNKTHKSHKHGSGYNHNKNSSHIADGDSEDNQSNSHAKSKNYWMYATVVLIIILGISVFSSGGLFNSGSNSNSESNLNSGGANAPLDSVATKAVSVINNNLLSGGVLAKLVSKSEEDGLYKLELLIDGQPVEVYTDKSGEYLFTGAISLNAPPAPQKTQTPPSQFVDVSVDDDAVKGDPNAPITIIEFSDFECSFCAKFYSQTLPLIEEKYIDTGIVKLVYRDLPLGFHSQAQKAAEAAECAGDQGQYWEMHDKLFDNGVSGGVSSFKKYASELGLDQGLFDECLDTSKFADEVKADMADGSAAGVSGTPAFFVNGQKLVGAQPFEAFEQVIEAELAKLA, encoded by the coding sequence ATGTCAAAAAAAAATAAAACACATAAATCTCATAAACACGGATCAGGTTATAATCATAACAAAAATTCAAGTCATATTGCTGATGGTGATTCTGAAGATAATCAATCAAATTCTCATGCTAAATCAAAAAATTATTGGATGTATGCGACAGTTGTCTTAATTATTATTTTAGGAATTTCTGTTTTTAGTTCGGGGGGTTTATTTAATTCAGGTTCAAATTCTAATTCAGAATCAAATTTAAATTCTGGTGGGGCAAATGCACCATTAGATTCTGTTGCGACAAAAGCAGTGAGCGTAATTAATAATAATTTACTTTCTGGGGGAGTTTTGGCAAAATTAGTTTCAAAATCTGAAGAAGATGGGTTGTATAAATTAGAGTTATTAATTGATGGACAACCAGTTGAGGTTTATACGGATAAATCTGGTGAATATTTATTTACTGGTGCAATTTCATTAAACGCACCTCCTGCACCGCAAAAAACTCAAACACCTCCATCTCAATTTGTTGACGTGTCTGTTGATGATGATGCAGTTAAAGGAGATCCAAATGCGCCAATAACTATTATTGAGTTTAGTGATTTTGAGTGTTCTTTTTGCGCTAAGTTTTATAGTCAAACTCTTCCGTTAATTGAAGAAAAATATATTGATACTGGAATAGTCAAACTTGTTTATCGAGATTTACCATTAGGATTCCACTCTCAAGCTCAAAAAGCAGCAGAAGCAGCAGAATGTGCTGGCGATCAAGGACAATATTGGGAAATGCATGACAAATTGTTTGACAATGGGGTTTCTGGAGGAGTTTCTTCTTTTAAAAAGTATGCAAGTGAACTTGGTTTGGATCAAGGATTATTTGATGAATGTCTTGACACAAGTAAGTTTGCAGATGAAGTAAAAGCTGATATGGCTGATGGTTCTGCGGCAGGAGTTTCTGGTACGCCTGCATTTTTTGTAAATGGTCAAAAACTTGTAGGAGCTCAACCTTTTGAAGCGTTCGAACAAGTAATTGAAGCAGAATTAGCTAAGTTAGCATAA
- a CDS encoding signal peptidase I, protein MKKGMSLKNAKRIWKKVWYFIWEDDSWLSWAVNVILAFVLIKFIIYPILGLILSTSYPIVAVVSGSMEHDGNFDQWWESGAYCDSLSQNTITVCNQELHYSKYEITKEQFKEYRYKNGFNKGDIMLIYGSAPEKLKQGDVLVFEAGKSNPIIHRIVKVNEYSDSVESQITFTTKGDHNPTSSNFEKQISSDFVIGKAVFRIPYLGYIKIWFVEGLQKIGIIK, encoded by the coding sequence ATGAAAAAAGGGATGAGCCTTAAAAACGCCAAAAGAATCTGGAAAAAAGTTTGGTATTTTATCTGGGAAGACGATAGTTGGCTCAGCTGGGCAGTTAATGTAATTCTGGCATTTGTACTCATAAAATTCATAATCTATCCTATTTTAGGACTGATCTTGAGCACTTCATACCCAATAGTCGCAGTAGTTTCTGGAAGTATGGAGCATGATGGCAACTTCGATCAATGGTGGGAAAGTGGAGCATATTGCGATTCACTTAGCCAAAACACAATCACAGTATGCAATCAAGAATTACATTATTCAAAATACGAAATTACTAAAGAACAATTCAAAGAATATAGATATAAAAATGGATTTAACAAAGGAGATATAATGCTCATTTATGGCTCAGCTCCCGAAAAATTAAAACAAGGAGATGTGTTAGTTTTTGAAGCAGGAAAATCAAATCCAATAATTCATCGAATTGTAAAAGTTAATGAATACTCCGATTCGGTTGAATCACAAATAACATTCACTACAAAAGGCGATCACAATCCCACTTCATCAAATTTTGAAAAACAAATATCATCTGATTTTGTCATCGGCAAAGCAGTATTTAGAATCCCATATTTAGGATATATCAAAATATGGTTTGTAGAAGGATTACAAAAAATAGGAATCATAAAATAA
- a CDS encoding 4-demethylwyosine synthase TYW1, with amino-acid sequence MNKEITKKLEKQGYRFLGEHSALKICSWTKRSIRDEGHCYKQKFYGIRSHKCAQISTTVNFCDMACEYCWRERYNEPFTTVDIPSELLDKIDKTQTDLLIGLGGTDKSNKQTLEDAKHPVHIAISLTGETLYYPKLNEMIKLIKERGMTSFVVTNGMLPDVLKEITLPTQLYISLDSPNEEIHKKLCNPTHKDSWERLMKSLDIMRERHDEGRMSLRITIVKGINLTQPEKYAELIEKSNAHFIEVKAYMFVGASRERLVLENMPHHDEVKAFAKEICKHCDYKLIDEQQESRVVLLMKEDFDGRIMKFE; translated from the coding sequence ATGAACAAAGAAATAACAAAAAAACTTGAAAAACAAGGGTATAGGTTTTTAGGAGAACATAGCGCACTAAAAATATGTAGTTGGACTAAGAGAAGCATTAGAGATGAAGGACATTGTTATAAACAAAAATTTTATGGTATTAGAAGTCACAAATGTGCACAAATTTCTACAACAGTTAACTTTTGCGATATGGCTTGCGAGTATTGTTGGCGAGAACGATATAATGAACCATTTACAACAGTAGATATCCCTTCAGAATTATTAGATAAAATTGATAAAACTCAAACAGACTTACTAATAGGCCTTGGCGGAACAGATAAATCTAACAAACAAACATTAGAAGATGCAAAACATCCAGTTCACATCGCAATTAGTTTAACTGGAGAGACATTATATTATCCCAAATTAAATGAAATGATCAAACTCATTAAAGAAAGAGGAATGACTAGTTTTGTTGTAACAAATGGAATGTTGCCTGATGTTTTAAAAGAAATTACTCTGCCAACTCAACTATACATATCGCTCGATTCACCTAATGAAGAAATTCATAAAAAATTATGCAATCCAACCCACAAAGATAGCTGGGAACGATTAATGAAAAGCTTAGATATCATGCGAGAAAGACATGACGAAGGACGCATGAGCTTGAGAATAACAATTGTTAAAGGAATCAATCTAACTCAGCCTGAAAAATATGCTGAGCTCATAGAAAAATCAAATGCGCATTTTATTGAAGTTAAAGCATATATGTTTGTTGGTGCAAGCAGAGAACGACTAGTTCTAGAAAATATGCCCCACCATGATGAAGTAAAAGCATTTGCCAAAGAAATATGCAAACATTGCGATTACAAACTCATTGATGAACAACAAGAAAGTAGAGTTGTTCTTTTAATGAAAGAAGACTTTGATGGAAGAATAATGAAATTTGAATAA
- a CDS encoding VWA domain-containing protein: MGKLKSKKDKKVKIKEKENIEELSGNLKKQDVHKGLMNSVLENDQEKIDQGKLLEESINQGLSSFTPDLMFERLVKNFKTAKQIFGASIIRQFTGYDPDYIEKNAKIPEFQRDIKKRIQETFDKLKFQKLVDREGLITDKGIELASLVLYTSSLDNLIPKGLRGEKVHKKHNIYGDKNDTKMFKKGDRYKDIAIRQSVKNAIRRNHSKLSFQDLKTFSRRSKGEVCLVYALDSSGSMKGSKVSMCKRAGVALAYKAIQEKDSVGLITFGSEVKHFIRPTKNFGLILREITRVKASSETNFPVTINKSIELFPGTDVTKHLLLISDALPTTGENPEKDTLAAVSIAKAQGITVSLVGINVEKDSEKFGQKIAEIGGGKFYLVKNLDEIGKIVLEDYQNIG, translated from the coding sequence TTGGGTAAGTTAAAGTCAAAAAAAGACAAAAAAGTTAAGATTAAAGAAAAAGAAAATATTGAAGAACTTTCTGGTAATCTCAAAAAGCAAGACGTGCATAAGGGTCTTATGAATTCTGTTTTAGAAAATGATCAAGAAAAAATTGATCAAGGTAAACTTTTGGAGGAATCAATTAATCAAGGTTTATCTTCTTTTACTCCTGATTTGATGTTTGAAAGACTTGTTAAAAATTTTAAAACTGCAAAGCAAATTTTTGGTGCCTCAATCATTCGACAATTTACTGGTTATGATCCGGATTATATTGAAAAAAATGCTAAAATTCCTGAGTTTCAAAGAGATATTAAAAAAAGAATTCAAGAAACTTTTGATAAATTAAAATTTCAAAAGCTTGTTGATCGTGAAGGTTTAATAACTGATAAAGGTATTGAACTTGCATCTTTAGTTTTGTATACTTCTAGTTTAGACAATCTAATACCTAAAGGGTTAAGGGGAGAAAAAGTTCACAAAAAACATAATATTTATGGGGACAAGAATGATACTAAAATGTTTAAGAAGGGAGATCGTTACAAAGATATTGCAATTCGCCAGTCGGTTAAAAATGCTATTAGGCGAAATCATTCTAAATTATCATTTCAAGATTTAAAAACATTTAGTAGGCGAAGTAAAGGTGAAGTTTGTTTAGTTTATGCTCTTGATTCGTCGGGTAGTATGAAGGGGTCGAAAGTTTCCATGTGTAAGCGGGCAGGAGTTGCATTGGCGTATAAAGCAATTCAAGAAAAAGACAGTGTGGGTTTAATCACATTCGGTTCAGAAGTTAAGCATTTCATTCGTCCAACAAAAAATTTTGGTTTAATTCTAAGAGAGATAACTAGAGTTAAAGCATCATCTGAAACTAATTTTCCCGTTACAATTAACAAATCTATTGAATTGTTTCCAGGTACTGATGTAACTAAACATCTTTTATTAATTTCTGATGCGCTGCCAACAACTGGGGAGAATCCTGAAAAAGATACTTTGGCTGCAGTCTCTATTGCTAAGGCGCAAGGAATAACTGTAAGTCTTGTAGGAATTAATGTTGAGAAAGATAGTGAGAAGTTTGGGCAAAAGATCGCAGAAATTGGCGGTGGTAAATTTTATCTGGTGAAAAATTTGGATGAGATTGGTAAAATTGTTCTTGAGGATTATCAAAATATAGGTTAA
- a CDS encoding nucleotidyltransferase family protein produces MKVILPLAGYATRLYPLTENLPKALLKINGTPILEHVLEKVLNVPEVDEIFIVSNDKFYSQFIGWLDEFKSKTDLKIKIHVLNDNTKSNEDRLGAVGDINFAVKEGGIDSDVLMLAGDNVFGFDLNCLKNLAKEKNSSVLAGFDLKDPKKLAKKFGVVLIDDNYKVTGFEEKPQHPKSSLAATMIYYLKKEDIKLLAGFYDQSFPDNWGEFAKYLAESKELYCLVFEETWFDIGNKEQYEEVNKLAEEGKLNI; encoded by the coding sequence ATGAAAGTTATTTTACCTTTAGCAGGTTATGCGACCAGGTTATATCCGTTAACTGAAAACTTGCCTAAAGCATTATTAAAAATTAATGGCACGCCAATACTTGAACATGTTTTAGAAAAAGTTCTAAATGTGCCTGAAGTTGATGAGATTTTTATAGTTTCTAATGATAAATTTTATTCTCAGTTTATTGGATGGTTAGATGAATTTAAATCAAAAACTGATTTAAAAATTAAAATTCATGTACTTAACGATAATACTAAATCTAATGAAGATCGTCTTGGAGCAGTTGGGGATATTAATTTTGCAGTAAAAGAAGGCGGTATTGATTCCGATGTGTTAATGCTTGCAGGAGATAATGTATTTGGTTTTGATCTAAATTGTCTTAAAAATTTAGCAAAAGAAAAGAATTCTTCAGTGCTTGCAGGATTTGATCTTAAAGATCCTAAAAAACTCGCTAAAAAATTTGGAGTTGTATTAATTGATGATAATTATAAAGTTACAGGATTTGAAGAAAAACCACAACATCCTAAATCGTCTTTAGCTGCAACAATGATTTATTATCTTAAAAAAGAAGATATTAAATTATTAGCAGGTTTTTATGATCAATCGTTTCCTGATAATTGGGGTGAATTTGCCAAATATCTTGCAGAATCAAAAGAATTATATTGTTTAGTTTTTGAAGAGACCTGGTTTGATATTGGTAATAAAGAACAATACGAGGAAGTTAATAAATTGGCAGAGGAAGGTAAACTAAATATTTGA
- a CDS encoding transcription factor S, with product MLFCPKCGALLMPKKDGNRKIMACSCGYKSEHEMKPRLSEKQKHDDQEIEVVDSEIEILPLTKADCDKCGCEDAYFWLVQTRSSDEPETKFLKCKNCKHTWRDYS from the coding sequence ATGTTATTTTGCCCAAAATGTGGAGCACTACTTATGCCCAAAAAAGATGGAAACAGAAAAATAATGGCATGTAGTTGTGGATATAAATCTGAGCATGAAATGAAACCAAGACTCTCAGAAAAACAAAAACACGACGATCAAGAAATTGAAGTAGTAGACTCAGAAATTGAAATATTGCCATTAACTAAAGCCGACTGTGATAAGTGCGGATGTGAAGATGCATATTTTTGGTTAGTACAGACCCGATCAAGTGATGAACCAGAAACTAAATTTTTAAAGTGTAAAAACTGCAAACACACTTGGAGAGATTATAGTTAA
- a CDS encoding DedA family protein, which translates to MNWTLEIFAPLGYWGLFILAFIESSFFPIPPDVLLIVLCVASPELALLYAFICTIGSALGGAFGYFIGFVGEKTVLEKFFSKKKIEKVHKLFDKHGVWAVGIAGFSPIPYKIFTISAGLFYINFWKFFIVSFFSRGARFFIVAILIMLYGQVIVQFLEKYFNIITLGIVLIAVAIFFGYKYLKKKQQVPSHKKVKLKK; encoded by the coding sequence ATGAATTGGACTTTGGAAATATTTGCGCCTCTTGGTTATTGGGGTTTATTTATTCTTGCATTTATTGAGTCTAGTTTTTTTCCAATTCCGCCTGACGTTTTACTTATTGTTTTGTGTGTGGCATCTCCAGAATTAGCTTTGTTGTATGCATTTATTTGTACAATTGGTTCTGCATTGGGTGGTGCATTTGGTTATTTTATTGGTTTTGTAGGGGAGAAGACTGTTCTTGAAAAGTTTTTCAGTAAAAAGAAAATAGAAAAAGTTCACAAATTGTTTGACAAACATGGTGTGTGGGCGGTAGGTATTGCAGGTTTTTCACCAATTCCTTATAAGATTTTTACAATTTCTGCAGGTTTATTTTATATTAATTTTTGGAAGTTTTTTATTGTATCTTTCTTTTCTAGAGGAGCTCGATTTTTTATAGTTGCGATTTTGATTATGTTATATGGTCAAGTTATTGTTCAGTTTCTAGAAAAATATTTTAATATAATTACTCTGGGAATAGTTTTAATTGCTGTTGCGATTTTCTTTGGCTACAAATACTTAAAGAAAAAACAACAAGTTCCCTCGCATAAAAAAGTAAAATTAAAAAAGTAG
- a CDS encoding DUF167 domain-containing protein produces the protein MAITECEQFSANTVIEKLKNQRVKIIVKPNAPKTKILFWDSQKQAFKIAVAAVPDKDRANTAIIKFFSKLLKCKVTIISGLKSREKIIQI, from the coding sequence ATGGCCATAACTGAATGTGAACAGTTTAGTGCAAATACAGTTATTGAAAAACTTAAAAATCAACGAGTAAAAATAATTGTTAAACCAAATGCACCTAAAACTAAAATACTTTTTTGGGATTCCCAAAAACAAGCTTTTAAAATTGCAGTTGCTGCAGTGCCTGATAAAGATCGAGCAAACACTGCAATAATTAAATTTTTTTCTAAACTTCTAAAATGCAAAGTAACCATTATTTCTGGACTTAAATCAAGAGAGAAAATAATTCAGATTTAA
- a CDS encoding AAA family ATPase — protein MIVIGLTGTNCAGKDSVAEYLVAKGFIHLSLSDIIREELKLRKQPITRDNLIELGNELRKNYGYGVLAERALRKVNKVPGERYVISSIRHSDEAKKLKKHKNFFLINVDAPVKIRFDRMTKRNNAGDAKTLKEFKSLEKREFAKSGAGQQIGLVIKLAKITILNNAGEDELHNKVDSLLNDLNVKLVKSVRPTKEQYYLNIASEIATRSTCLSVQFGSVIVKDDQIIATGYIGAPRKTDSCVERGFCLRRRLKIPSGQRYELCRSVHSEMNAIINAARSGASILESDLFLSGIRIYEGQRKPIDMHPCFICKKLIINAGIGRVICSQEDGSTKTFIVSDWVKDWQGTDLIDDVQKYDAKYYAKTNNK, from the coding sequence ATGATTGTTATTGGCCTAACTGGTACGAATTGTGCGGGAAAAGATTCTGTTGCAGAGTATTTAGTTGCAAAAGGTTTTATTCATCTTTCTTTGTCAGACATAATTAGGGAAGAGCTTAAATTACGCAAACAACCAATTACTAGGGATAATTTAATTGAGTTGGGGAATGAATTGCGAAAAAATTATGGTTATGGTGTTCTGGCAGAAAGAGCATTAAGAAAAGTAAATAAAGTTCCAGGGGAAAGATATGTTATTTCTTCAATTAGACATTCTGATGAGGCTAAAAAACTTAAAAAACATAAAAATTTCTTTTTAATTAATGTTGATGCTCCTGTAAAGATTAGATTTGATCGTATGACTAAAAGGAATAATGCAGGGGATGCAAAAACTCTAAAAGAATTTAAGTCTCTTGAAAAACGGGAGTTTGCAAAATCGGGTGCAGGGCAACAAATAGGGTTAGTTATTAAATTAGCAAAAATTACGATTCTTAACAATGCAGGGGAAGATGAGCTTCACAATAAAGTTGATTCATTATTAAATGATTTAAATGTTAAATTAGTTAAATCCGTGCGGCCAACTAAAGAGCAGTATTATCTTAATATTGCAAGTGAGATTGCAACAAGATCCACTTGTTTGAGCGTGCAATTTGGAAGTGTTATTGTAAAAGACGATCAAATTATTGCAACAGGTTATATTGGGGCACCTAGAAAAACTGATAGTTGTGTTGAGCGAGGTTTTTGTCTGAGGCGCAGATTAAAGATTCCGTCAGGGCAGCGTTATGAACTTTGTAGAAGTGTTCATTCTGAGATGAATGCAATTATTAATGCTGCAAGATCTGGCGCATCAATTTTAGAATCAGATTTATTTTTAAGCGGTATTCGAATTTATGAGGGTCAAAGAAAACCAATTGATATGCATCCTTGTTTTATTTGTAAAAAATTAATTATTAATGCGGGGATTGGTAGAGTTATTTGTTCTCAAGAAGATGGATCAACAAAAACGTTTATAGTTTCGGATTGGGTTAAAGATTGGCAAGGAACAGATTTAATTGATGATGTTCAAAAGTACGATGCTAAGTATTATGCTAAGACTAATAATAAATAA
- a CDS encoding AAA domain-containing protein, producing MVSNLSKQLTSVFLSTKDPFNEVIGQVKVKSELKSALAADRHILIIGPPGIGKTTLAKNVAELLPEVEVNDCGFNCSPHSPVCPDCKAASTKQETKKIAGLQRFVRVQGSPDLTAEDLIGDIDPIKALKFGPLSVEAFTPGKIFKANNGILFFDELNRCPEKLQNALLQVLQERVATIGSYNIDLEANFIFIATMNPCDSSTEQLSDVLLDRFDVTYMEYPETHDLEVKIINQHGKAFVEVPPKLTSTLVDFVRTLRESDKLEKVPSVRATLGLFERAGTNALLKGKAKADFSDVYDAIISVLSHRIKLKPSIQYLQSPVEFLKEQLRGFMERNNISNNESGGVG from the coding sequence ATGGTATCAAATTTATCTAAACAATTAACGAGTGTTTTTCTTTCCACAAAGGATCCGTTCAATGAAGTCATAGGACAAGTCAAAGTAAAGTCAGAACTAAAAAGTGCATTGGCAGCAGATCGTCACATATTAATAATTGGTCCGCCAGGTATTGGTAAGACAACGTTAGCAAAAAATGTTGCAGAATTGCTTCCAGAAGTTGAAGTTAATGATTGTGGATTTAATTGTTCACCGCATTCTCCTGTGTGTCCGGATTGTAAAGCTGCATCAACAAAGCAGGAAACAAAAAAAATAGCAGGTCTTCAACGTTTTGTGCGAGTTCAAGGTTCGCCAGATTTAACAGCTGAAGATCTTATTGGTGATATTGATCCAATTAAAGCGCTTAAGTTTGGACCGTTAAGTGTTGAAGCATTTACTCCTGGAAAAATTTTCAAAGCAAACAATGGCATCCTTTTTTTCGACGAGCTTAATCGTTGTCCTGAAAAATTACAAAATGCACTTCTTCAAGTTTTACAAGAGAGGGTTGCAACTATTGGTTCATACAATATTGATTTGGAAGCAAATTTTATTTTTATTGCAACAATGAACCCGTGTGATTCCTCGACAGAACAATTAAGTGATGTTCTTCTTGATCGTTTTGATGTAACTTATATGGAATATCCTGAAACTCATGATCTTGAAGTTAAGATAATTAACCAGCACGGCAAAGCTTTTGTTGAAGTTCCACCTAAGCTTACGTCAACTCTTGTTGATTTTGTACGCACGTTAAGAGAATCTGATAAACTTGAGAAAGTTCCGAGTGTAAGGGCGACTCTTGGTTTATTTGAGCGAGCAGGAACTAATGCACTTCTTAAGGGAAAAGCTAAAGCTGATTTTTCTGATGTGTATGATGCGATTATTTCTGTTTTAAGTCATCGTATTAAACTTAAACCATCTATTCAATATCTTCAATCTCCTGTTGAATTTTTAAAAGAACAACTTCGCGGATTTATGGAGCGTAATAATATCTCCAACAATGAGTCCGGGGGTGTTGGGTAA
- a CDS encoding DUF1295 domain-containing protein, producing the protein MRREKVEKIMPIIFSVVSICLFIQFWSLNNIWKILIATLGLIIWWIGRIQLGDSFTALPKAKKLVSHGIYSKIRHPLYVGICINLIGIGLLINSIAFWILGLFVGCILFIRSNEEEKIMIKKFKKKYIKYKETTWF; encoded by the coding sequence ATGAGACGAGAAAAAGTAGAAAAAATTATGCCCATTATTTTTAGTGTAGTTTCTATTTGTTTATTCATCCAATTTTGGAGTTTGAATAATATTTGGAAAATACTTATCGCAACATTAGGCCTGATTATTTGGTGGATTGGACGAATACAATTAGGAGATTCTTTCACTGCACTTCCAAAAGCCAAAAAACTTGTAAGTCATGGAATATATTCAAAAATAAGACATCCCCTCTACGTAGGAATTTGCATTAATTTAATCGGGATTGGGCTCTTAATTAATTCAATCGCATTTTGGATTTTAGGATTGTTTGTCGGATGTATTTTATTTATACGTTCAAATGAAGAAGAAAAAATTATGATTAAAAAATTTAAGAAAAAATATATTAAATATAAAGAAACTACTTGGTTTTAA